One genomic segment of Ricinus communis isolate WT05 ecotype wild-type chromosome 5, ASM1957865v1, whole genome shotgun sequence includes these proteins:
- the LOC8268731 gene encoding ribosomal L1 domain-containing protein 1, which yields MATITPSSGVSPKTVEKAVNSLLKWKATKSETQKPQLLEHDEFVYLILTLKKIPQKGSFSRTNPHKISLPNPLINPQNDNTELCLIIDDRPKSGLTKDAAKKKIQNDNIPISKIIKISKLKSDYRPFEAKRKLCDSYDMFFADKRVVPLLPKMLGKQFFKKKKIPVGVDLKHKNWKEQIEKACGSGLLFMRSGTCSVVKIGRVSMGGEELVKNVMAAINGIAEIVPRKWGGIRSFHLKLLESLALPIYQALPDFKLKIEGVKEEEEKEEKVEGTNVKEEKKVGKKKGRIHEIRYMDNTASEDDDEVLLDKGEGDVDNDDGDSEVIMGTDGLEGKKRKKGDVGKVEKKLKKTKLKKEDGVKGKKKLDNMKNEDSLKKKKSKKAA from the coding sequence ATGGCTACGATCACACCATCATCCGGTGTAAGCCCTAAGACGGTAGAGAAAGCAGTGAATTCTCTACTAAAATGGAAAGCTACAAAATCCGAAACCCAAAAACCTCAACTTCTTGAGCATGATGAATTCGTATACTTGATTTTAACCCTCAAAAAAATCCCACAAAAGGGATCTTTTAGCCGCACCAATCCCCACAAAATCTCACTCCCTAACCCATTAATCAACCCTCAAAATGACAACACGGAACTCTGTTTAATCATTGACGATAGACCCAAATCAGGTCTTACAAAAGATGCAGCGAAGAAAAAGATTCAAAATGACAACATACCCATATCGAAAATTATCAAGATTTCTAAGTTAAAGAGTGATTATCGTCCTTTTGAAGCAAAAAGGAAACTCTGTGATTCTTATGATATGTTTTTTGCTGATAAAAGGGTTGTTCCATTATTGCCTAAGATGTTAGGGAAGCAgttttttaagaagaaaaagattccTGTTGGTGTGGATTTGAAACATAAGAATTGGAAAGAGCAGATTGAGAAAGCATGTGGGTCAGGTTTGTTGTTTATGAGAAGTGGGACTTGTAGTGTCGTGAAAATTGGGAGAGTTTCAATGGGTGGAGAGGAATTAGTGAAAAATGTAATGGCTGCTATTAATGGGATTGCTGAAATTGTGCCTAGAAAATGGGGTGGTATTAGATCTTTTCATCTGAAATTGCTTGAAAGTTTGGCTTTACCCATTTATCAGGCGCTACCGGACTTCAAATTGAAGATTGAAGGTGTTAAGGAGGAAGAGGAGAAGGAGGAAAAGGTTGAGGGAACCAACGTCAAGGAGGAAAAGAAAGTGGGGAAGAAGAAGGGGAGGATACATGAGATTAGGTATATGGATAATACTGCTAGtgaggatgatgatgaggTGTTACTGGACAAGGGTGAAGGAGATGTTGATAATGATGATGGTGATAGTGAAGTTATAATGGGTACTGATGGATTAGAGGgtaagaagagaaagaaaggagatGTAGGAAAAGTTGAGAAGAAGTTgaagaaaactaaattaaagaaagaggatggcgtgaaggggaagaagaaactagacaACATGAAAAATGAGGATAGtcttaagaagaagaagagcaaGAAAGCAGCTTAG
- the LOC8268732 gene encoding vacuolar protein sorting-associated protein ist1, whose protein sequence is MTVASVASSHSKKLMKFTLSIFSPRFSSSRCKTAAKMAVARIKLLRNKREVVVRQMKRDIALLLESGQDATARVRVEHVIREQNVLAANEFIELFCELVVARLTIIAKQRECPADLKEGIASLIFAAPRCAEIPELGAIVKIFEKKYGKDFVSAATDLRPNCGVNRILIDKLSVRTPTGEVKLKIMKEIAKEYQIDWDTAESEKELLKAPEERIEGPNTFISASSLPVKPTQNNVVDIGSTNEGALGNIQFQDTASAAEAAAESAKQAIAAAQAAAHLANKNFNPGSQAPGFDHKLNASAINTGFSMLSGNTMGLSMANDPRINCQVMDYQSQGLGRIHEPQNFERSNYASTEETRSMQMDGDRIYRRHSYNDETRPNQMDGHNVHRRHSYNTSSPKSEIKFDESDCDEEIEMEESPAGIYAPPPKRPPPPVPSSHIHQVHPKLPDYDSLAARFEALKYQRSQT, encoded by the exons ATGACGGTGGCCAGTGTAGCCTCTTCTCACAGCAAGAAACTCATGAAGTTCACTCTCTCCATTTTTAGCCCTCGCTTTAGTTCTTCAAGAtg taaaacagCGGCGAAAATGGCGGTGGCGAGGATTAAGCTGCTGAGGAATAAGAGAGAAGTTGTTGTTAGGCAAATGAAAAGAGACATTGCTTTGCTTCTTGAATCTGGTCAAGATGCCACTGCTCGTGTCAGG GTTGAGCATGTGATAAGGGAACAGAACGTTTTGGCTGCAAATGAGTTTATTGAGCTCTTCTGTGAGTTAGTTGTGGCCAGACTTACAATAATTGCAAAGCAAAG AGAATGCCCAGCAGACCTGAAAGAAGGAATTGCTAGTTTAATATTTGCAGCTCCAAGGTGCGCTGAAATTCCAGAGCTTGGGGCAATTGTAAAGATATTTGAGAAGAAGTACGGAAAAGATTTTGTATCTGCAGCCACTGATCTGCGACCCAACTGTGGTGTTAATCGCATA TTAATTGACAAGCTTTCTGTTAGAACTCCTACTGGTGAAGTAAAGTTGAAAATCATGAAGGAAATAGCAAAGGAATACCAAATTGATTGGGATACAGCAGAATCTGAAAAGGAGCTTCTCAAGGCTCCAGAGGAGCGCATT GAGGGACCTAACACTTTTATTAGTGCTTCAAGCTTACCTGTCAAGCCAACTCAAAATAATGTTGTAGACATTGG ATCAACTAATGAAGGGGCACTGGGTAATATACAGTTTCAAGATACTGCATCTGCTGCTGAAGCAGCTGCAGAGTCTGCTAAGCAAGCAATTGCAGCTGCACAGGCCGCTGCTCATCTAGCCAACAAGAACTTTAATCCAGGCAGTCAAGCACCTGGTTTTGATCATAAGTTGAATGCCTCAGCCATCAATACAGGATTTTCAATGCTCTCTGGCAATACCATGGGCCTTTCCATGGCAAATGATCCCCGAATCAACTGTCAAGTCATGGATTATCAATCTCAGGGCCTTGGAAGGATTCATGAGCCTCAGAATTTTGAAAGGTCTAATTATGCAAGTACTGAGGAGACACGTTCAATGCAAATGGATGGTGACCGTATCTATAGGAGACATAGCTACAATGATGAGACAAGGCCAAACCAGATGGATGGTCATAATGTCCATAGAAGACACAGCTACAATACCTCTTCACCAAAGTcagaaataaagtttgatgAATCAGACTGCGATGAAGAGATTGAAATGGAAGAATCTCCGGCTGGCATTTATGCACCACCACCTAAGCGGCCTCCACCACCAGTACCTTCATCTCATATTCATCAGGTTCATCCTAAATTGCCAGATTATGATTCGCTGGCTGCTCGTTTTGAAGCTCTGAAGTATCAAAGATCACAAACCTAG
- the LOC8268733 gene encoding uncharacterized protein LOC8268733 codes for MLKKITMPPFSPKPTPSYRVRSISFPARSHPNIRRIEEELNKLSTSWNESSSVNAERVQARLTGLKEIYTCIESLLNLPLTQQALAQHQQEKWVGDMLDGLIRHLDVCSNTRDAILLMKESVRELQSALRRSKAGGELSIESNINAYFCSRKKMKKEAAKFLAALKQKANSISSMLNADDHYLAAVVKSLREANWVSISIFSSLLLFLSAPILKPKTSKWSLISKLVHKGVAASESQEENMNELENVDVALTNLLVPNSGNVLDQEEKVQSAQRMLEVLDISIEELENELECLFRHLIHTRVSLLNIVSHQLE; via the coding sequence ATGTTGAAGAAAATTACTATGCCACCTTTCTCACCAAAGCCTACTCCTTCTTACAGGGTTCGGTCGATTAGCTTTCCTGCTAGATCACACCCTAATATTCGCAGAATTGAAGAGGAGTTGAACAAGCTCAGTACTTCTTGGAATGAATCATCATCAGTGAATGCAGAAAGAGTTCAAGCTCGGCTAACTGGACTTAAAGAGATATACACATGCATAGAGAGTCTCTTAAATTTGCCATTGACCCAACAAGCTCTTGCCCAACATCAACAGGAGAAATGGGTTGGTGACATGTTAGATGGCTTGATAAGGCACTTGGATGTGTGCAGCAACACAAGGGATGCTATTTTGTTGATGAAGGAATCCGTTCGAGAACTTCAATCAGCTCTTAGAAGAAGCAAGGCTGGTGGGGAATTAAGCATCGAAAGCAATATCAATGCTTATTTTTGCTCgagaaagaagatgaaaaaaGAAGCAGCAAAGTTTCTTGCAGCATTGAAGCAGAAGGCCAACAGCATATCCTCTATGTTAAATGCAGATGATCATTATCTTGCTGCAGTAGTTAAATCACTTAGAGAAGCGAACTGGGTTAGCATTTCAATATTTAGCTCACTCTTATTGTTCCTCTCAGCACCAATCTTGAAACCAAAAACTAGTAAATGGtctttgatttcaaaattggTGCACAAAGGAGTTGCAGCATCTGAAAGCCAAGAAGAGAACATGAATGAGTTGGAGAATGTGGATGTTGCACTAACCAACCTATTAGTGCCTAATTCAGGCAATGTTTTAGATCAAGAAGAGAAGGTACAATCTGCACAGAGAATGCTGGAAGTTTTAGATATCAGCATTGAAGAATTAGAAAATGAATTGGAGTGCTTGTTTAGACACCTAATTCATACTAGAGTCTCCCTTCTGAACATAGTTTCTCACCAACTAGAGTGA
- the LOC8268734 gene encoding uncharacterized protein LOC8268734 — MQTKMEGSSPSPCLHLPVRSISLPSREHPISLKFDAVLNHLKSWQILSASETAPFGAESFQIGLVGLAELYNYVEQIFLTPQAQQAIIHYQNGKLVEEALDGSLTLLDTCGTAKDLLLMMKEHVLALQSAFRRKGGNSSNKSNIYAYINSRKKVQKDIGKCLVALKKLETKVGCPDVFDADQNVSMVVRVIREASIITISIFRSLLLFLSMPGMKTRSGWASVSKLISLRSSSSDKGEDHINEIKSLDLSLSSLHEQLQAGDPKAEVKRIQTLLEAVNLSLDSLEAELECMSRCLVQNRVSLLNILTQ; from the coding sequence ATGCAAACTAAAATGGAAGGCTCATCTCCATCTCCTTGCCTGCATCTTCCTGTCAGGAGTATTAGCTTGCCATCTAGAGAACACCCAATTTCTCTCAAGTTTGATGCAGTACTTAATCACCTAAAATCTTGGCAGATATTATCTGCTTCTGAAACAGCACCTTTCGGCGCTGAGAGCTTTCAAATCGGTCTAGTTGGCCTTGCAGAGTTATACAATTACGTCGAGCAAATTTTTCTCACCCCACAAGCTCAACAAGCTATCATTCACTATCAGAATGGAAAGTTAGTGGAAGAAGCTCTTGATGGATCTCTCACATTGCTAGATACTTGCGGCACCGCAAAGGATCTATTGCTGATGATGAAGGAACATGTTCTAGCACTTCAGTCAGCTTTTCGCAGAAAAGGTGGAAATTCAAGCAATAAAAGTAATATCTATGCTTATATTAATTCAAGAAAGAAGGTACAAAAGGATATTGGCAAGTGCCTTGTAGCATTAAAGAAATTGGAAACCAAAGTTGGCTGCCCTGATGTTTTTGATGCAGATCAGAACGTATCTATGGTGGTAAGAGTTATAAGAGAAGCAAGCATCATCACCATATCCATTTTTCGGTCCCTTCTATTATTCTTATCCATGCCAGGAATGAAGACAAGGAGCGGCTGGGCATCAGTTTCAAAACTAATTTCGCTAAGATCATCTTCTTCTGATAAAGGAGAAGATCATATAAATGAAATCAAGAGTCTAGATCTCTCTCTTTCCTCCCTTCACGAGCAGTTACAGGCCGGTGATCCCAAAGCGGAAGTGAAAAGGATACAGACATTATTAGAGGCTGTAAATCTTAGTCTTGATAGCCTTGAGGCTGAGTTAGAGTGCATGTCTAGGTGTTTAGTACAAAATAGAGTCTCTTTACTCAACATCCTCACTCAGTAG